One Bradyrhizobium manausense DNA segment encodes these proteins:
- a CDS encoding peroxiredoxin — translation MSKKSRKKSSKTPSGSSTAKKKSLKIRASSQTRSAKTQPASAGKSSKAGAKSASHKAASKRLKSSEKASKPAAAAAGAKSTLAEGRKAPAFRLPRDGGQVVTSADYSGKKLVLFFYPRADTPGCTREAIDFTRLKDAFTSADTAVLGISADPLKAQEKFRDKHSLGIPLISDEQHEMLEAYGAWGEKSMYGRTFLGILRTTVLIGADGKVARIWRNVRVDGHADEVLAAARGL, via the coding sequence ATGTCCAAGAAATCCCGAAAGAAATCGTCCAAAACGCCCTCCGGCAGTTCGACCGCCAAAAAGAAGTCCCTGAAAATACGGGCATCGAGTCAAACACGCAGCGCGAAAACACAACCGGCATCCGCCGGCAAATCCAGCAAGGCAGGCGCGAAGTCAGCATCGCACAAGGCCGCATCGAAACGGTTAAAATCTTCTGAAAAGGCCTCCAAGCCCGCCGCTGCGGCGGCCGGCGCCAAATCGACTCTGGCCGAGGGCCGGAAGGCCCCGGCGTTTCGCCTGCCGCGCGACGGCGGCCAAGTCGTCACATCGGCGGATTATTCCGGCAAGAAGCTCGTCTTGTTCTTCTATCCCCGGGCCGACACGCCGGGCTGCACCCGCGAGGCGATCGACTTCACCCGCCTCAAGGACGCCTTCACCTCTGCCGACACTGCCGTGCTCGGCATTTCGGCCGATCCGTTAAAGGCCCAGGAGAAGTTCCGCGACAAGCACAGCCTTGGCATTCCCCTGATCTCGGACGAGCAGCACGAGATGCTGGAGGCCTATGGCGCCTGGGGCGAAAAATCCATGTACGGCAGGACCTTCCTTGGGATTCTTCGCACCACGGTGCTGATCGGCGCCGACGGCAAAGTGGCCAGGATCTGGCGCAACGTCAGGGTCGATGGGCATGCCGACGAGGTGCTCGCCGCGGCAAGAGGTCTTTAA
- a CDS encoding M23 family metallopeptidase has product MSKSSAQYSQYPQHHPHDHGRAYHRRPAAAAAAAIPLPDTDDAYTIQHHGKQVRLGPVVFWIVVGTVVLLGLWSAATATYFAFRDDVLTRLIARQAEMQYAYEDRIAELRAKVDRATSRQLLDQEQFDQKLDQIMKRQTALESRATALGAMPDVTGSIPRSTQQRGETTTQGTPKPSPISDTVTFVAPPDREARLESRAPAVVAPPANQFARNQGFDNVLVRLTNSLDQVERRQVAALGAVEEGMDSRMRRMRGVVSDLGLNLASLEAAVPRAAMGGPFVPVKLTANAGPFEKQLYRINVTRAELDRLNRTLAQVPYRKPVVGEVEFTSGFGVRSDPFLGRPAMHTGLDFRAATGDPARVTANGKVVSAGWSGGYGRMVEVDHGNGLSTRYGHLSEINVKVGEIVKIGQVIGLVGSTGRSTGPHLHYETRIDGEAVDPQKFLRAGVRLSAG; this is encoded by the coding sequence ATGTCGAAAAGTTCTGCCCAATATTCGCAGTACCCCCAGCATCACCCCCACGACCACGGACGGGCCTATCATCGCCGTCCCGCCGCCGCAGCAGCAGCCGCTATTCCCCTTCCCGATACCGACGACGCCTACACCATCCAGCATCACGGCAAGCAGGTTCGCCTCGGCCCGGTGGTGTTCTGGATCGTGGTCGGCACCGTCGTCCTGCTCGGGCTGTGGTCGGCTGCGACCGCCACCTATTTCGCCTTCCGCGACGACGTCCTGACCCGGCTGATCGCCCGCCAGGCCGAGATGCAGTACGCCTATGAGGACCGCATCGCCGAGCTGCGCGCCAAGGTCGACCGCGCCACCAGCCGCCAGCTGCTCGACCAGGAACAGTTCGACCAGAAGCTCGACCAGATCATGAAGCGCCAGACGGCGCTGGAGTCCCGTGCCACGGCGCTCGGCGCCATGCCCGATGTCACGGGGTCGATTCCCCGCTCGACGCAGCAGCGCGGCGAGACGACGACGCAAGGCACGCCGAAACCGTCGCCAATCAGCGACACCGTGACCTTCGTGGCGCCGCCCGACCGCGAAGCGCGGCTCGAATCGCGCGCGCCTGCCGTGGTCGCCCCGCCGGCCAATCAATTCGCGAGGAACCAGGGCTTTGACAACGTTCTGGTCCGGCTGACGAACTCGCTTGATCAGGTTGAGCGTCGCCAGGTCGCGGCGCTCGGCGCCGTTGAGGAAGGCATGGATTCGCGCATGCGCCGGATGCGCGGCGTGGTCAGCGATCTCGGCCTGAACCTCGCCAGCCTTGAGGCCGCCGTACCGCGCGCGGCGATGGGCGGCCCGTTCGTGCCGGTGAAGCTCACCGCCAACGCGGGCCCGTTCGAGAAGCAGCTCTATCGCATCAACGTCACCCGCGCCGAGCTGGATCGGCTCAATCGCACGCTCGCGCAGGTGCCCTATCGCAAGCCCGTCGTCGGCGAGGTCGAGTTCACCTCGGGCTTCGGCGTTCGCAGCGATCCCTTCCTCGGCCGGCCCGCGATGCACACCGGTCTCGACTTCCGCGCCGCCACCGGCGATCCCGCACGCGTCACGGCCAACGGCAAGGTGGTCTCAGCCGGCTGGTCCGGCGGTTACGGCCGCATGGTCGAGGTCGATCACGGCAACGGCCTGTCGACGCGCTACGGCCATCTCTCCGAGATCAACGTCAAGGTCGGCGAGATCGTGAAGATCGGCCAGGTCATCGGCCTCGTCGGCTCGACCGGCCGCTCCACCGGTCCGCATCTGCACTATGAGACCCGCATCGACGGCGAAGCCGTCGACCCGCAGAAATTCCTGCGCGCCGGAGTGCGCCTCAGCGCGGGCTAG
- a CDS encoding ABC transporter substrate-binding protein, whose protein sequence is MPGRRIGFAALAMLAAGVLFTAPAFAQKKYDPGASDTEIKIGNIMPYSGPASSYGVIGKTEAAFFKMINDQGGINGRKINFVSYDDAYSPPKAIEQARKLVESDEVLLIFQSLGTPSNSAIMKYMNAKKVPQLFVASGGTKFGDPKNFPWTMGFQPNYQSEGRIYAKYIRDNFPNGKIAVFWQNDDAGKDQFKGLKDGLGDKASMIIADKSYEVSDPSIDSQIVALHDSGADIFFSWAAPKGSAQAIRKVGELGWKPKFFLANTATSVASVLKPAGLEYSKDIISTIYLKEPTDPTWDKDPAVVKWRDFMDKYYPDGDKTNANNVYGYVQAEAMVQVLKQCGDNLTRDNVMKQAANLKNFHSDLMMPGIMVNTSPDDYFPIEQMQLMRFNGQSWQPFGEVITGEVGHEHSQ, encoded by the coding sequence ATGCCGGGTCGTCGGATTGGCTTTGCTGCCCTCGCTATGCTTGCTGCCGGAGTGCTCTTCACGGCACCGGCTTTTGCGCAGAAGAAATATGATCCCGGCGCCAGCGACACCGAAATCAAGATCGGCAACATCATGCCCTATAGCGGCCCTGCGTCGTCCTATGGCGTGATCGGCAAGACCGAGGCCGCGTTCTTCAAGATGATCAACGATCAGGGCGGCATCAACGGCCGCAAGATCAACTTCGTCAGCTATGACGATGCCTATTCGCCGCCGAAGGCGATCGAGCAGGCACGCAAGCTGGTCGAGAGCGACGAGGTGCTGCTGATCTTCCAGTCGCTCGGCACACCCTCGAATTCCGCGATCATGAAATACATGAACGCGAAGAAGGTGCCGCAGCTGTTCGTTGCCTCCGGCGGCACCAAGTTCGGTGACCCCAAGAACTTTCCGTGGACCATGGGCTTTCAGCCCAACTACCAGAGCGAGGGGCGGATCTACGCAAAATACATTCGCGACAATTTTCCGAACGGCAAGATCGCGGTGTTCTGGCAGAACGACGATGCCGGCAAGGACCAGTTCAAGGGTCTGAAGGACGGGCTCGGCGACAAGGCCAGCATGATCATCGCCGACAAATCCTACGAGGTCAGCGATCCCTCGATCGACTCGCAGATCGTCGCCTTGCATGATTCCGGCGCCGATATCTTCTTTTCATGGGCTGCGCCGAAGGGCTCGGCGCAGGCGATCCGGAAGGTCGGCGAGCTCGGCTGGAAACCGAAGTTCTTCCTGGCCAATACAGCAACGTCGGTCGCCTCGGTGCTCAAGCCCGCCGGCCTCGAATATTCCAAGGACATCATCTCGACGATCTATCTGAAGGAGCCGACCGATCCGACCTGGGACAAGGATCCGGCGGTGGTGAAGTGGCGCGACTTCATGGACAAATATTATCCCGATGGCGACAAGACCAATGCCAACAATGTCTACGGCTATGTGCAGGCCGAGGCGATGGTGCAGGTGTTGAAGCAGTGCGGTGACAATCTTACGCGCGACAACGTCATGAAGCAGGCGGCGAATCTGAAGAATTTTCACAGTGACCTGATGATGCCCGGCATCATGGTCAACACGTCGCCTGACGATTACTTCCCGATCGAGCAGATGCAGCTGATGCGTTTCAACGGCCAGTCCTGGCAGCCGTTCGGCGAGGTCATCACCGGCGAGGTCGGCCACGAACACAGCCAGTAG
- a CDS encoding DMT family transporter has protein sequence MPPNDIRIDARDWSLLALLSILWGGSFFFNGAALRELPPLTLVFLRVALGAAMLLPLLRRQGISLPRGVAGWKPFLVIGLLNNVIPFSLIVAGQTFIPSGLASILNATTPLFTVLVMAAAGEEALQARRVAGVVLGLAGVIILRGWGIDALSGQGLGILLCLGGALSYGFAALAARRLLKDSAPLGTATFQLMASTAMMAVVAAVVEQPWRLPMPGLTTWLAVLGLAALSTALAYIVFFQIMRRSGATNVMLVTLLIPVTAILLGWLVLGEPISMREIAGAIVIGGALIVIDGRALRMLQRVG, from the coding sequence ATGCCCCCGAACGATATCAGGATCGACGCGCGAGACTGGTCGCTGCTCGCTTTGCTCTCGATCCTCTGGGGCGGCTCCTTCTTCTTCAACGGCGCGGCGTTGCGGGAATTGCCGCCGCTGACGCTCGTGTTTTTGCGCGTCGCGCTTGGCGCTGCCATGCTGCTGCCGCTGCTGCGCCGGCAGGGGATCAGTTTGCCGAGAGGTGTTGCGGGCTGGAAGCCGTTCCTCGTGATCGGGCTGCTCAACAACGTCATTCCGTTCTCGCTGATCGTGGCCGGACAGACCTTCATCCCGAGTGGACTGGCGTCGATCCTCAACGCCACGACGCCGCTGTTCACGGTGTTGGTGATGGCAGCTGCGGGCGAAGAGGCATTGCAGGCGCGGCGGGTGGCTGGCGTCGTGCTTGGCCTCGCCGGCGTGATCATTCTGCGGGGATGGGGGATCGATGCGTTGTCGGGGCAGGGGCTCGGCATCCTGCTCTGCCTCGGTGGCGCGCTGAGCTATGGCTTTGCCGCGCTCGCCGCCCGGAGGCTGCTGAAGGACTCGGCGCCGCTGGGTACAGCGACGTTTCAACTAATGGCGTCGACGGCGATGATGGCGGTCGTCGCCGCTGTGGTAGAGCAGCCGTGGCGGCTACCGATGCCGGGGCTGACCACCTGGCTCGCCGTGCTTGGCCTTGCCGCGCTCTCGACGGCACTCGCCTACATCGTGTTCTTCCAGATCATGCGGCGCTCAGGCGCAACGAACGTGATGCTGGTGACGCTCCTCATTCCTGTCACCGCGATCCTTCTGGGATGGCTGGTGCTGGGTGAGCCCATTTCCATGCGCGAGATCGCCGGTGCGATCGTCATCGGCGGCGCGTTGATCGTGATCGACGGACGGGCGCTGCGAATGCTGCAGCGCGTCGGGTAA
- a CDS encoding NAD(P)-dependent oxidoreductase, producing the protein MPRVAFIGLGRMGHGMAGRYVSAGFTVTLWNRSKSKAEDLIARGAKWATSPEDAAIDADAVVTMVADDEASRAVWIGLNGAAKTAKAGSIAIECSTVSYDHAREMGRELNARGLIYIDCPVTGLPDAAAAGKLTLLAGADPADLERARPFLEPIGSTIRHFGAVGSGTVYKLINNLMGAIQIAGLAEGLAIAEQAGLDMKLVLESIQASVAASPQVQRHSKRMVARDFSGATFTAALRHKDAAYAVKLAESLLADKPLVSRAAVESYAQAKAAMPDDDEGKMIELVSRPKKPS; encoded by the coding sequence ATGCCCCGCGTCGCCTTCATCGGATTGGGGCGGATGGGCCATGGGATGGCCGGCCGCTATGTCAGTGCCGGTTTTACGGTGACGCTGTGGAATCGCAGCAAGTCAAAAGCTGAAGACCTGATCGCGCGCGGCGCGAAGTGGGCGACCTCGCCTGAAGATGCCGCGATCGATGCCGACGCCGTAGTGACCATGGTCGCCGACGACGAGGCTTCGCGCGCTGTCTGGATCGGGCTCAACGGCGCGGCCAAGACAGCGAAAGCAGGCAGCATCGCGATTGAGTGCTCCACGGTTTCCTACGACCACGCGCGCGAGATGGGCCGCGAGCTCAATGCGCGTGGATTGATCTATATCGATTGCCCGGTAACGGGACTGCCGGATGCGGCCGCGGCCGGAAAGCTGACGCTGCTTGCCGGTGCCGACCCCGCCGACCTCGAGCGTGCGCGACCGTTCCTCGAACCCATCGGTTCGACCATCCGCCATTTCGGCGCGGTCGGCTCCGGCACGGTCTACAAGCTGATCAACAATCTGATGGGCGCGATCCAGATCGCGGGCCTCGCCGAGGGCTTAGCAATTGCCGAGCAGGCCGGGCTCGACATGAAGCTGGTGCTGGAGTCGATCCAGGCGAGCGTGGCTGCGAGCCCGCAGGTGCAACGCCATTCCAAGCGCATGGTCGCCCGCGACTTCAGCGGCGCGACGTTCACGGCGGCCCTGCGGCACAAGGATGCCGCCTACGCCGTGAAACTCGCCGAGAGCCTGCTGGCCGACAAGCCGCTGGTCTCGCGCGCCGCCGTCGAGTCCTACGCGCAGGCGAAGGCCGCGATGCCCGACGACGATGAGGGCAAGATGATCGAGCTGGTGTCGCGGCCGAAGAAGCCGTCTTAA
- the prfB gene encoding peptide chain release factor 2 (programmed frameshift) has product MRAEIERLVEEIKQSVGLLRRHLDVETSTARLAELNKLAEDPNLWNDPQKAQKLMQERTSLEDSLSGIGKVEQQLEDDVGMIELGEAEGDAGVVAEAEAALKNLKKEVARRELEALLSGEADRFDSYLEVHAGAGGTESQDWAQMLLRMYTRWAETHGFKVEFLEESEGEEAGIKSATIQVSGHNAYGWLKTEAGVHRLVRISPFDSNARRHTSFSSVQVFPVIDDSIKIDIKESDVRTDTMRSGGAGGQHVNKTESAVRLTHIPTGVAVVCQAGRSQHKNRAQAWDMLRARLYEIELKKREEKAAADQAAKTDIGWGHQIRSYVLQPYQMVKDLRTGVQTSDTSGVLNGELDDFMAATLAQRAFGTTGADIEDVD; this is encoded by the exons ATGCGCGCCGAAATCGAACGGTTGGTAGAAGAGATCAAGCAGTCAGTCGGGCTGCTGAGGAGGCATCTT GACGTCGAGACATCGACGGCGCGCCTCGCTGAGCTGAACAAGCTCGCAGAAGATCCCAACCTCTGGAACGATCCCCAGAAAGCCCAGAAACTGATGCAGGAGCGAACCTCGCTCGAGGACTCGCTCTCCGGCATCGGCAAGGTCGAGCAGCAGCTCGAAGACGATGTCGGCATGATCGAACTCGGCGAGGCCGAGGGCGATGCCGGCGTCGTGGCCGAGGCTGAAGCGGCACTCAAGAACCTCAAGAAGGAAGTCGCGCGCCGCGAGCTCGAGGCGCTGCTGTCGGGCGAGGCTGACCGCTTCGATTCCTATCTCGAAGTGCATGCCGGCGCCGGCGGTACCGAGAGCCAGGACTGGGCGCAGATGCTCTTGCGCATGTACACGCGCTGGGCCGAAACGCACGGCTTCAAGGTCGAATTTCTTGAAGAGTCCGAGGGCGAAGAGGCCGGCATCAAGTCCGCGACCATCCAGGTCTCCGGGCATAATGCCTATGGCTGGCTGAAGACCGAAGCTGGCGTGCATCGTCTGGTGCGGATCTCGCCGTTCGATTCCAATGCGCGGCGACACACCTCGTTCTCGAGCGTGCAGGTGTTCCCCGTCATCGACGACAGCATCAAGATCGACATCAAGGAATCCGACGTTCGTACCGACACGATGCGGTCGGGCGGCGCCGGCGGTCAGCACGTCAACAAGACCGAATCCGCGGTGCGCCTGACGCATATTCCGACGGGCGTTGCGGTGGTCTGCCAGGCCGGCCGCTCCCAGCACAAGAACCGGGCCCAGGCCTGGGACATGCTGCGCGCGCGCCTGTACGAGATCGAGCTGAAGAAGCGTGAGGAGAAGGCCGCCGCCGACCAGGCCGCCAAGACCGATATCGGCTGGGGCCACCAGATCCGCTCCTACGTGCTGCAGCCCTACCAGATGGTGAAGGACCTGCGCACCGGCGTGCAGACCTCCGATACCTCGGGCGTGCTCAACGGCGAGCTCGACGACTTCATGGCCGCGACCCTGGCGCAGCGCGCCTTCGGCACCACCGGCGCCGACATCGAGGACGTGGACTGA
- a CDS encoding penicillin-binding protein 1A, which translates to MRLLVRFMGFLFAAGTVVFLVGVGAVAGLIWHFSKDLPDYSQLQDYEPPVMTRVHAVDGSLLGEYAKERRLYLPIQAVPKLVINAFLAAEDKNFYEHGGIDYTGMARAGLLYLQNYGSNRRPQGASTITQQVAKNFLLTNEVSFARKIKEALLAMRIEKTYSKDKILELYLNEIYLGLGAYGIAAASLVYFDKSVNELTVAEAAYLAALPKMPATLHPVRNRDRAIERRNYVIDRLQENGWIKQADADKARKEPLVVTSRSNGAHTFAGEYFAEEVRRDIFERYGEKKLYEGGLSVRTTLDPKIQVMARKTMVAGLVNYDEQQGYRGAISKLDISGDWGVKLAEIKSLSDISPWRMAVVLETSDQSARIGFQPNRELGGAVSKQRETGLVTLDGVKWAKAAQGNTKGKTPTSVAQVLQPGDVIYADPLFTKEGQPVEGQYRLRQIPEVSGAMVVMDPWTGRVLAMVGGFSFDQSQFNRATQAYRQPGSSFKPIVYSAALDNGYTPSTVVLDAPIEIDQGQGAGVWRPENFSANKYQGPVTLRNALRQSLNTVTVRLAQDIGMPLIGEYARRFGVYDELPNYLSYALGAGETTAMRMVTAYSMLANGGRRVKPTLIDRIQDRYGHTIFKHDQRECRGCDAPGGWKNQPEPQLIDRREQVLDSMTAYQITELLEGVVQAGTATVVREVGKPIAGKTGTTNEAKDAWFVGFSPDIAVAIYMGYDKPRPLGKGNAATGGHLAAPIARDFLKLALADKPAVPFKVPAGIKLIRVVSKTGMRAGPGETGGTILEAFKPGTAPPDNYSVIGVADADGRGVVPPPPTQAPDSGFFMRSGTGGLY; encoded by the coding sequence ATGCGCTTGCTTGTGCGGTTCATGGGCTTCCTGTTCGCCGCGGGAACGGTGGTGTTCCTTGTCGGTGTCGGTGCCGTGGCAGGCCTGATCTGGCATTTCTCCAAGGACTTGCCCGACTACTCTCAGCTTCAGGATTACGAGCCGCCGGTCATGACCCGCGTGCATGCGGTCGACGGCTCGCTGCTCGGCGAATACGCCAAGGAGCGGCGGCTGTACCTGCCGATCCAGGCGGTGCCGAAGCTCGTGATCAACGCGTTCCTCGCCGCCGAAGACAAGAATTTCTACGAGCATGGCGGCATCGACTACACCGGCATGGCGCGCGCGGGCCTGCTGTACCTGCAGAATTACGGTTCCAACCGCCGCCCGCAGGGTGCCTCGACCATTACCCAGCAGGTCGCCAAGAACTTCCTTCTGACCAACGAAGTCTCGTTCGCGCGCAAGATCAAGGAAGCCTTGCTCGCGATGCGTATCGAGAAGACGTATTCGAAGGACAAGATCCTCGAGCTGTATCTGAACGAGATCTATCTCGGCCTCGGCGCTTACGGCATCGCCGCCGCGTCGTTGGTCTATTTCGACAAGTCGGTGAACGAACTCACCGTGGCGGAAGCTGCTTACCTCGCGGCGCTGCCGAAGATGCCGGCGACGCTGCATCCCGTGCGTAACCGCGACCGCGCCATCGAGCGCCGCAACTACGTGATCGACCGTCTCCAGGAGAACGGCTGGATCAAGCAGGCCGACGCCGACAAGGCGCGCAAGGAGCCGCTGGTCGTCACCAGCCGCTCCAACGGCGCCCACACCTTTGCCGGCGAATATTTCGCCGAGGAAGTCCGCCGCGACATCTTCGAGCGCTATGGCGAGAAGAAGCTCTATGAGGGCGGCCTCTCGGTCCGCACCACGCTCGATCCGAAGATTCAGGTCATGGCGCGCAAGACCATGGTCGCCGGCCTCGTGAACTATGACGAGCAGCAGGGCTATCGCGGCGCCATCAGCAAGCTCGATATTTCGGGCGATTGGGGCGTGAAGCTCGCCGAGATCAAGTCGCTCTCCGACATCTCGCCGTGGCGGATGGCGGTGGTGCTCGAGACCAGCGACCAGTCCGCGCGCATCGGCTTCCAGCCGAACCGCGAACTCGGCGGCGCCGTCAGCAAGCAACGCGAGACCGGGCTTGTCACGCTCGATGGCGTCAAATGGGCGAAGGCGGCCCAGGGCAACACCAAGGGCAAGACGCCGACATCGGTGGCGCAGGTGCTGCAGCCCGGCGACGTGATCTATGCCGATCCGCTCTTCACCAAGGAAGGGCAACCAGTCGAAGGCCAGTACCGTCTGCGCCAGATTCCCGAAGTGTCGGGCGCGATGGTGGTGATGGACCCCTGGACCGGTCGCGTGCTCGCGATGGTCGGCGGCTTCTCGTTCGACCAGAGCCAGTTCAACCGCGCCACGCAGGCCTACCGGCAGCCCGGCTCGTCGTTCAAGCCGATCGTCTATTCGGCCGCGCTCGACAACGGTTATACACCGTCGACCGTGGTGCTCGACGCGCCGATCGAAATCGACCAGGGCCAGGGCGCCGGCGTCTGGCGGCCCGAAAACTTCTCGGCGAACAAATATCAGGGACCGGTGACGCTGCGGAACGCGCTGCGGCAGTCACTCAACACGGTGACGGTGCGCCTCGCGCAGGACATCGGCATGCCCCTGATCGGCGAATATGCGCGCCGCTTCGGCGTCTATGACGAATTGCCGAACTATCTCTCCTACGCGCTCGGCGCCGGCGAGACGACGGCGATGCGCATGGTCACGGCCTATTCGATGCTGGCAAATGGCGGCCGCCGCGTGAAGCCGACCCTGATCGACCGCATCCAGGACCGTTACGGCCACACCATCTTCAAGCACGACCAGCGCGAATGCCGCGGCTGCGACGCGCCCGGTGGCTGGAAGAACCAGCCCGAGCCGCAGCTGATCGACCGCCGCGAGCAGGTGCTGGATTCCATGACCGCCTATCAGATCACCGAGCTGTTGGAAGGCGTGGTCCAGGCCGGTACCGCAACCGTCGTGAGGGAGGTCGGCAAGCCGATCGCCGGCAAGACCGGTACGACCAACGAGGCCAAGGACGCCTGGTTCGTCGGCTTCTCGCCCGACATCGCGGTTGCCATCTACATGGGCTACGACAAGCCGCGTCCGCTCGGCAAAGGCAACGCCGCGACCGGCGGCCATCTGGCCGCGCCCATCGCACGCGATTTCCTCAAGCTTGCGCTGGCCGACAAGCCCGCCGTTCCGTTCAAGGTGCCGGCCGGCATCAAGCTGATCCGTGTCGTCTCCAAGACCGGCATGCGCGCCGGCCCCGGCGAAACCGGTGGAACCATCCTCGAAGCTTTCAAGCCGGGCACCGCGCCGCCGGACAATTACTCTGTCATCGGCGTCGCCGACGCCGACGGACGCGGCGTCGTTCCGCCGCCGCCGACGCAGGCACCGGACTCAGGCTTCTTCATGCGGTCGGGCACCGGCGGGCTGTACTAG
- a CDS encoding N-acetylmuramoyl-L-alanine amidase: MASRTNQRVLLGLALLCAAALPCADFSGLSAAESPSQPSVVTTGFPIATAARLAGDGKQTRFILDLDQTVTFRATTLADPYRVVVDVPQVNFQLAPGTGAGRGLVKAFRYGLVMPGGSRIVFDLTGPAKITNSYVLEAANGQPARLVLELEEVDRAAFVQTPAPENRSELRPSIAAAPPTTVPAAPDAASAKSGVQADGRPVVVIDPGHGGIDNGTQSSGESEKNLVLAFGLALRDRLEKSGKYRVVMTRDDDTFIPLNDRPKVARNLNAALFVSIHADALPKAEGDAQGATIYTLSDKASDAEAQRLADAENRADAIAGFNLAEEPTDVADILIDLTQRETRTFSNRFAHLLMGEMKSTVRMHKHPLKSAGFRVLKAPDVPAVLVEIGYVSNKGDLEHLISEGWRSRAVGSMAQAIDTFLAKRMATAGASN, from the coding sequence GTGGCGAGCCGCACAAATCAACGGGTTTTGCTGGGATTGGCGCTGCTGTGTGCAGCGGCATTGCCGTGCGCCGATTTTTCGGGTCTGAGCGCGGCTGAAAGCCCGTCGCAACCCTCTGTCGTGACAACTGGTTTTCCGATTGCCACCGCGGCGCGTCTCGCCGGTGACGGCAAGCAGACCCGGTTCATTCTCGACCTCGATCAGACCGTCACCTTCCGCGCCACGACGCTCGCCGACCCCTACCGGGTGGTGGTCGACGTTCCCCAGGTGAATTTTCAGCTGGCGCCGGGCACCGGGGCCGGGCGAGGGCTGGTCAAGGCCTTCCGCTACGGTCTGGTGATGCCCGGCGGCTCCCGAATCGTGTTCGACCTGACCGGGCCCGCCAAGATCACCAATTCCTACGTGCTCGAGGCGGCCAATGGCCAACCGGCCCGGCTGGTGCTCGAGCTGGAGGAGGTCGATCGCGCGGCCTTCGTGCAGACGCCGGCCCCCGAGAATCGCTCCGAGCTGCGACCGTCGATCGCGGCCGCGCCGCCGACGACGGTTCCTGCCGCGCCGGACGCGGCGTCCGCGAAGTCGGGCGTGCAGGCCGACGGGCGGCCGGTCGTCGTGATCGATCCCGGCCATGGTGGGATCGACAACGGCACCCAGTCGAGCGGCGAGAGCGAGAAGAATCTGGTGCTGGCCTTTGGCCTAGCGCTGCGCGACCGGCTGGAGAAATCAGGCAAGTACCGGGTGGTGATGACCCGGGACGACGACACCTTCATCCCGCTCAATGACCGGCCCAAGGTTGCCCGCAATCTGAACGCCGCGCTGTTCGTCTCCATTCATGCCGATGCGCTGCCGAAGGCCGAGGGCGACGCCCAGGGCGCTACGATCTACACGCTCTCGGACAAGGCCTCCGACGCCGAGGCCCAGCGTCTGGCGGACGCCGAAAACCGCGCCGACGCCATTGCCGGCTTCAATCTGGCGGAAGAGCCGACTGACGTCGCCGATATCCTGATCGACCTCACGCAGCGGGAAACCCGCACCTTTTCAAACCGCTTTGCCCATTTGCTGATGGGGGAAATGAAGTCGACTGTGCGGATGCACAAGCACCCTCTGAAGTCGGCCGGATTCCGGGTGCTGAAGGCCCCGGACGTGCCCGCGGTGCTGGTCGAAATCGGCTACGTCTCCAACAAGGGCGACCTTGAACACCTCATCTCCGAGGGCTGGCGGTCGCGTGCGGTGGGCTCGATGGCCCAGGCAATCGACACGTTCCTGGCGAAGCGGATGGCGACGGCGGGGGCCAGCAATTGA